A single Anaerolineae bacterium DNA region contains:
- a CDS encoding ATPase, producing TVVPPFWQTWWFRSLVGLGVLALVLGFFTVRIRTINAQRQQLQMLVNERTRDLEIAKERALEAQRAAEVASQAKSQFLANMSHELRTPLNGILGYAQIIKQDPNLNRRQKEGLNIIQQSGQHLLTLINDILDLAKIEAGKIELQPTNFQFTNFLEGVAGIVRMRAEEKDILFVYQAQPPLPNVVKADEKQLRQVLLNLLGNAVKFTDSGQVTFRVQALERATAAKDQEAQARIRFDITDTGIGIAPKQLENIFQPFEQVSDMQHRAEGTGLGLAISQRIIGAMGGQIQVESKIGQGSTFWFELNLIFRSREAPLTEEAAMLRGELVAPPQEELASLLKLALTGDLVGLEKLAVRLAERETSWGPFAQRLQQLAADMEDEQIITFIKQYMPKDT from the coding sequence ACGGTGGTGCCGCCGTTTTGGCAAACGTGGTGGTTTAGAAGCCTGGTGGGGCTGGGCGTATTGGCCCTTGTGCTGGGATTCTTCACCGTCCGGATCAGAACCATCAACGCCCAAAGGCAGCAGCTTCAGATGTTGGTCAATGAAAGAACACGGGATTTAGAGATTGCCAAAGAACGGGCCTTGGAAGCCCAACGGGCGGCTGAGGTAGCCAGCCAGGCCAAGAGTCAATTTCTGGCGAATATGAGCCATGAACTACGCACCCCGCTCAACGGTATTTTGGGTTACGCCCAAATTATCAAGCAAGACCCAAACCTGAACCGGCGGCAAAAAGAAGGTTTGAATATCATTCAACAAAGCGGCCAACATCTGTTGACCCTGATCAACGATATTTTAGACTTGGCCAAAATTGAAGCGGGTAAAATAGAACTTCAGCCCACCAACTTTCAATTCACAAACTTTCTGGAAGGCGTGGCCGGCATTGTGCGGATGCGGGCGGAGGAAAAAGATATTTTGTTTGTTTACCAGGCCCAGCCCCCCCTGCCCAACGTGGTTAAAGCCGATGAAAAACAACTGCGCCAGGTTCTGCTCAATTTGCTCGGTAATGCCGTAAAATTTACCGATTCCGGCCAGGTTACTTTCCGCGTGCAGGCCCTTGAGCGGGCCACAGCCGCCAAAGACCAGGAGGCCCAGGCCAGGATTCGTTTTGACATTACCGATACCGGCATTGGCATAGCGCCGAAACAACTGGAAAATATCTTCCAGCCTTTTGAACAGGTCAGCGACATGCAGCATCGCGCTGAGGGAACCGGCCTGGGGTTGGCCATCAGCCAGAGGATAATTGGCGCCATGGGCGGCCAGATACAGGTTGAAAGCAAAATAGGCCAGGGCAGCACCTTTTGGTTTGAGCTAAACCTGATTTTCCGGTCGAGGGAAGCTCCCCTCACCGAAGAAGCGGCCATGCTCCGCGGCGAACTGGTTGCGCCCCCGCAAGAGGAACTGGCGAGCCTATTAAAACTGGCCTTAACAGGCGATCTGGTGGGCCTAGAAAAGCTTGCCGTCCGGCTTGCCGAACGCGAAACAAGCTGGGGACCATTTGCGCAGCGGTTACAACAACTGGCCGCCGATATGGAAGATGAACAGATCATCACCTTCATCAAACAATACATGCCAAAGGACACGTAA